DNA from Elaeis guineensis isolate ETL-2024a chromosome 2, EG11, whole genome shotgun sequence:
TCCTTATCCAAATAACCAATCATACGGCTATTCTTCATGTCATGGAAGGctgtcaagatctcatcataataaGTCAATAAATCACCATATTAACGTTACCATCTTTTTCACACGCGATTTTATCCTGCAAACCCGGTTATTCGGATCGCGCGTTTTACGGCAAATATACCATCCATATATTTACCTATCCATTCAGAGCATAATTAGAATCTAAGACTCTAATTTTAGGGAATAATCAATAATAAATGGATAATTGGTTATCCTCTACGTGTCTctctaacaataataagattttttttattgggTAGTTCTCGGCGGCTTTCTATATATACCGTTCTTCCATTCAGGTTCTCAGATCATCCTCttgctttattttctttttcttcttcttctgctgCCATTCCTTGGGCCGGAGAGGGGTGCGTTCATCCCTTGCTCTTCTGTTCGTCAAGGGTAGGTTTAGAGTAAGAAAATGGCGGGGTTCGCAATATCAAATTCGGACGACGGTCCGAAACAATTCGAGGGGAAAATTACGTTCTATGTAGTGTTATGTGGAATAATTGCGGCCACAGGTGGATTGATGTTTGGTTATGATGTTGGCATCTCGGGTATGTTAAACATTTTTGAGATACTAATGTTAGATCTTAGTCGGGTTATCCTTGTGATGTTAAGACTGAGCTATCCTCTTTTACATATAGATCACCATCCTTTTTTTATTACCAATGCCCCAGTTGAGTTCTTGAAGTTATTTTGATGTTGTTGTTTTTGTTGCTGTATTTTGTCGTTTCAAAAAAGATCCATATACTGTATACTGGAAGAAGAAGCAGGCtagtgatttttctttttcttttgtttttttttttctttcatgacTCCAAATTTTGAGTATTTCTGTTGATGTTTTTCTGGAAATTAAGTTCTTATACAAAAAACTACTTCGCATTGTACCAAGGTAAATATATGTATATGGAgtcaatttaattttgatatgtgAAATTCTGAAGTTCTTGGATGAATGTGTTATGAGCCATGTAGTGTATTtaattcatattaatggttttgAAAATGTTTACGTAACTCAAAAAACTCATTCAAAAACTGTGCGATGTATTGCTCCCTTTGATTGGCATCATGAAATCTGCTACTGAATGAAGCAAAGTGATTGGTCAAAGGCACCTGAATgacttttttttttgctatatgATTGCTGAGTTACCGTAGGATATCTCTAGTGGTTTCGTTTGCATTTACAGAAAGCAACGCTAattaaaagttataaaaaatgGCAGTTCAATCATTTTATCTTTTATCTTCTACATCTTACCTTGCCGACCAATATAAGCATGAAGGGGATTGTTCGTTGCTGGGCTATCATGCTATTGTAATTGCAACTATATGGTGCAAATGACATCTGATATTTGATATATTCATTGTTCATTTGAATACAAAAtgcattttataaataatattatttagacTTCAAATCTCTACGTCATCTGGAAGTTAATCCTTAGCAaacaataatataattaaatCCCATTGCTATTTTTCTTGTTCTGTCCATCGTGACCTCTGCATAGGCTAATACCAGCCATTAATTGTCTCTGTAATAATGTAAACGGTGAAATAAAAGGCATCTGTTATTTAGGGATCCTGGTATTTTTTGGATCCTGCAGACTTTGTATATCTATTCAAGGCTCTTTGTATGCATGATGGAAGCCTGATTTCAGATATCTACTGAATAGACTTTGtttgtaaatttttatttttattttcttacgcGTTTAAACTTGTTAGTATTAGTATGTTGCTATTCTTATATAAAATCTATGAAGGCAATCTCAGTTACTACTTGTAGCTTGATGGAAGGGAGAAAGAACATGCTAATGCTATGAGCTTAAAATATTCATACAGCATAAGATTATATAGCCTTCTCTTCTGATAATAAGTTTTTAGTCTGTTAATCATTATTTTCAATATAAGTATTAAAAGCTACAAACAGCAAAAATAACCACTAATTATGCGGTTTCGTTGTCTTTTTATGTACAGGAGGGGTGACATCAATGGATGACTTCCTGCAGAAATTCTTCCCTAAGGTCTACGTGAAGAAACACGAAGTCAAGGAGGACAACTACTGCAAGTTCGATGACCAAGGCCTTCAGCTCTTCACCTCATCTCTCTACCTTGCTGCTCTTATGTCGAGCTTTCTTGCCTCGAAAACGTGCAAAAGTTATGGTAGAAAGATGACGATGCAAGCAGCATCCATCTTTTTCCTGGTGGGTGTTGTTCTTAATGCGGCAGCTCGAGATCTAGCCATGCTAATCATTGGACGAATCCTTCTCGGCGTTGGTATAGGATTCGCCAACCAGGTGTTATATCTTTTACttatttttccttttctctttttttctttttttttttcgattgcTCTTAGAGAAATGATTCGACACTCATAAATAAATTGCAGTTGCTTAATTACAAGGTTGAATATATGTTGCGTTCATCTTGAAGCGCAGATGAAAACGGATAAAAAGTTTGAAAAGAGATGCTACGGTTTCTTTTGCTTTCTAGTTACATGGACGCCTTCAACCATCACTAAACAATCCATTGTTGGTTTTTATTTTCTTGTTTAGATAATGCATTTTCATCATGAAATACAATCCATGAAgtaatctcttttttttaaaaaaaaatagtttaaaacACGTTAATATTCTACACATTAGCCAACATCTAtatactataaatctttttgatgTAAACCTTGCTAACGTGATCACAAATTTGTGATTTTTGCAGGCAGTTCCACTGTTTTTATCAGAAATTGCACCAGTACGAATTCGAGGAGCTCTCAACATCCTTTTTCAGCTCGACGTAACGATCGGGATTCTCATAGCAAACGTTGTGAACTATTTCACTTCAACTATTCGACCATGGGGATGGAGATTATCGCTCGGCCTTGCCGGTGTGCCGGCGATAATTCTATTCTTAGGCTCCTTATTAATCACCGAGACGCCCACAAGCCTCATCGAGCGTCAGAAATTGGATGAAGGTCTAGCCATGCTCAAGAAGATCAGGGGTACCGAGAAAGTAGAGTTGGAGTTCAATGAGATTGTGCATGCTAGCAAGATCGCCCAAGAAGTGAAGCGCCCATTCCGAAATGTGATGATGAGATCGAGTCGCCCACAATTGGTTATTGCAATATTGATGCAAGTCTTTCAGCAATTCACCGGAATCAATGCCATAATGTTCTATGCACCCGTCCTCTTCCAAACAATTGGATTCAAGAACGATGGTTCATTGCTCTCTGCAGTTATCATGGGCAGCGTAAATGTTTTATGCACAGTTGTTTCTATACTCTTGGTGGATCGGCTCGGGAGGAGGATCTTGCTGCTAGAAGCTTGTGTCCAGATGTTAATTTCACAGGTTAGGAGATCAATCTTAGTTGTTTTTTATTTGTCATGTAATTGTTATATGATATCAACTCTCGCATGTTTTTGGTAAAACTAATCTTTTAATTGTCGAACACTGTCAGGCTGCAATTGGTGTCATTCTACAACTATTTATGAAAGCGACCAACACCCTCCACCAAGATGTGGCCATTTGGGTGGTGGTGCTGGTATGTCTCTTTGTGTCGAGCTTTGCATGGTCATGGGGACCTCTTGGCTGGTTGATTCCAAGTGAGACCTTCCCACTGGAGACGAGGACGGCCGGGTTTGCCTTCGCGGTGAGCTCCAACATGCTCTTCACCTTCGTCATCGCTCAAGCCTTCCTCTCCATGATGTGTCACATGAAAGCAGGgattttcttcttcttcgccGCATGGATCGTGCTCATGGCGCTGTTTGTTGTCTTCCTACTACCGGAGACAAAGAACGTGCCCATCGATGAGATGATGGAGAGGGTGTGGAAGAAACACTGGTATTGGAAACGATACGTGGATCACGTAGAGAATCGTAATAGGACGAGTGATGTTGAGGTTGCTACCAACTGACTTTGAATTAAATGAGAAGGATACTGAGATGCTgcgattaattaatttttttctctccttttttccaAGCACGGATTGTCCACGTCGGGCTTCATGCGTTAACTTTTCTTTATATTCCAATATTGAACAGCAATGCAGAAGTTTATATGGAAAAAGTATGAAGCTAGCTGTTTACAACATATCCAAAATTCTATGTGGGGTTTATACATCTCTTGTGTGGATGACACTTACGTGATCACATGCATGTTCAGACTAGCAACAATTGACAAGCGATGCTCGCGCATAAGAACCCTTACGTTAGCTTTTTGTTATTCAAAGAATTAACAACACCCGTGGAAACTTCTTGTGGTGAGGTCAAGAGCATTGTGGAAAAACCAAATTCCGCCCAAAAGGTTTAGGAGTCGAGAACCTCAACATTCTCAAGCTAGGCCAAATCTTCCAGTCTTCACTTTACCTCGGATTATTAGCAAATTGTTACCGTTTCATCGTAGGAGCCTATCTGCCCATCGGAAAGGCACTCTAGAATTTGCCAATCCTAGAAAACATAAAACTATCGGGATGGCTAACCCAACGTGCAAATTGTGCTACTGGGATGATGTGAGGCCCGGCCCAAAACATGGCCACGTGAGGAGTCCGCGAGGCTTCTCGTGGGAGCAACCGCGTACACCCCACCGGAAggaaggaataaaaaaaaaaactaagaggGGAAGGATGTAGAACCCTCCCTTGTTCCCGACTCCAACAGAGACCCCCTCCTCTCCGCCCTCTCTCTCACTTTCTCCCGCACCATCTCTGCCTCTCCCacgccctctttctctcttttcctctctctctctctctccatctcccaaATTCCCCCtgcgtgtgcgtgtgtgtgttgtGTGAGTGGGAAATGGAcaagaaaaatagaggaaaaagaagaagaagaagaaaaaaaaagaaagaaaaatggggcaaatctctctttctctatctctATCTCTATCCCTCCCATCTTCTCCCTCCCgtgctccctctctccctctctctctctctcccgccaCTACAGTGAAAATGGTAAAAGACGACGCTATTAAAGTTATTTTACGACGCTAATAAGCGTCGTCACTAATGTTTACGATGCTTCAAAAAGCGTCGCgaaagcgtcgcctatgtaagagtggagacgaaaagcgccgacgctttttacaagcgtcgttattttttaacgacgctttaaagcgtcataAAATTCAATTATAACAGCGCTTTTTAGTATCGTTAATGACAACGCGTCCTCCACGCTACCAAgatgcttttcgaagcgtcgacTGTTAAGTCTttagcgacgcttataagcgtcgttaaacttaTTTTAACGacacttataagcgtcgttaaacattctttgtaacgacgctttaaagcatcgtaaaattcaattataacggtgctttttagcatcgttaatgacaatgcgtcctccactctaccaagatgcTTTTCGAAGTGTCAGCTTTTTTatctttaacgatgcttataagcgtcgttaaaattattttaacgacgcttataagcgtcgttaaagttttcaaaagaaaaaaaaaatatatattttatatacaaaaaaaaaagaatacatacattcttgtacaaaattatatcaattattcaaacataaacctgtacaatcaccaccattcacacctgtacaatcaccaccattcacaccaaaagcaaacttaaatagcaaatttaaccaaaccaaaagatattattttatataaataaaaataaagtactaatcgtccattacaatcaagagtaatataaataaatataagaatataataaaaataaaataatatcaatccgcagacggatggtcgtcgctgtctccacgtgacgtgccgctgtctcgacgggtgcctgatgtgccaggagcctacaagaaacatatcaaaagcatgatttgcatatctataaataaaaatatataaattattaaattaatataaaaatatatatttaataatatgtgtttacctgagatagaccatacatctctaataaagatgtaagccgatcaatctgtcccctcatggcctgcatctcggcacggctctgtcgcatctcctccatctcagcggcacgactctgtctaatctcctgtatctccaccTCGAATCtacgaacgcgtgaatcctgagcatctgctgcagcatgctgcgtatatctactaacctcagataactgagtgggggtgactcctactccataacccctcactcggtcgtagcgctctggtcccatcaactctgtgaacacctcggcctcgatacggttctgctgcgtagatgctgcggactcgtcgtcacgctccgcaatgagagatgtagccctctcctgtatttattttgaaaacaagagttatacattaatagctaacaaaattaaattaaaatcattgcaaaaaatagaatattaataatgccgtacatataaatctctcgactcatctcgaataaaagtaccatcctgatgagtatgagtcatccggtaaaactccactttatcgggttccctcccatgctcatccacctacacaaataatttcaattttaagcaaacagttataataatttaaaaaaatatatgagtatcatgatacagacatggtccacgatacataatgatattagttatataaatatttcaacataaaaattaaaagttaattatgaaatttaaggaacatacaaactcctgtcggagtcgtgcataactcttcgaccccgatgtatgaggaacagactgagctgctcgtgcaactctaccaatagcagaatgagtctgtaaaataaagtaaagaacttgttatatgtataatatataataaaaattaatatttttataaaatatttagaaaaaaaagataatgagcagataatatacctgtgccctctcggataaccaataatgaaccaactccatccactgatgagggggtacatcaggaggacaatttctagcaacctcctcctctgtcataccctatctcatatagtccctcttcaattgtgctctatattcttttcatttgcggttgagagacttcattacaaaatcataagtggatggagggagaacaaacttgctctataaaaaaaaagttaaatgaaataaattatataagtgattaacaattaatatacagtatgaacatcaattcattacctctataactcggaggagctcaactttgtacgttggaagcatgtcattccattttgcatagcccaacggacatagctgaggcctccgagcaacaatccccaaaaatgaagtcaataagcaggcaactttcttaattggctgacctagctgattgcactccacaataattctctcgtcctcacgcatctgccacacatctcgtactactgtggatccgcatctggggcgtactctcccagatccgtctgcaaaaaatacataaaaataactatatcataaatatacataaaataaaaataaaattacataaaagataatatataccctgcacgtgtatctcatcatcaggctgatgaacaggaggatcgtgctgtgctgatgatgaaggacagggctcagaatactgtgcagctgaactggcctcaggctgctgtgctgaagaagacgtaccgatctctgtctgtgaaaactggaactgcacaccagcatatcgtcccctgcgatgcatgatgtcacctagcatttatataaataaaaggtagaatcagttaatatatggagtaaaataacacaataattaatgtaaaatatatacatcataaataattattaccagtaacaatcaagcagtagtgtttccttcaaattctgttctaaccaacgtcgtcgtagcatttaaatcatcagctggcacaaaattgtagggcatacattgtgtataagtgtcatcgtcatcatcctccacttggtttctcatatcatataagtctctaggttttattttgatgacagtaaaccaatctttatcttttgcgtcttgtacataaaatacttgacgagcttgatatgaaaaaatgaatgggtcatccttcaataacacaccagtgtatatcaaccttgaaaaatttacaagtgtaaatccatttgcatcttgtttcaaacccttggtgagtttatgtctatccaatcacatctaaacaatactactttaaattttccataataatccaactcataaatatttttaagtgcaccataataagattttccatccgcttccaccataataccgctattctgtatttttctaaatttctcccgttctctagtatgaaatttaaagtcattaattatgaaaccgttatatctattcacaatcttgttaggtcctcgagcaagagctattagttcatctgaattatttgtctccatcatctttgatacctaaaaaaaatgatatgacgaagtgctgttgagttatctgatattaaatatgtatcaaaaattaatgtatcttataattaaatataaatcacacctgattcgaaagccacatagggaataactcgaccaaccatcgctgttcattccttgcattaggacgaatgttatgattggctcgtctctgataaattaaaaattcactgcataaaatataaatatatcatttagaacattatatctaatataaaatttaaattttgatgtcatgccttaaatatactaacctgcgatggtcagatattatgtcactatgaagtaacacataacgatgtgcttgtgctaaggatttttgatcaagtacaatactttcagctcttcccaagaattttccagcagttaagaacttatacagttctacattctccacaaagtcattatgccgttgaggtcgactaaaaatagtctctacaccttgaagatatcttgaacaaaatgtcaaatattcatccgcaatatacgcttcagcaatcgagccttcgggataggctctatttcgcacataatctttaagacgtacaagataccttcaagaattaaatatttattaaaatatcagtatgctgttgtttctaataaaattatcaaaagatttaaggtttgcaataatacctctcaataggatacatccatctataatgtaccggtccaccaactttaacttctgaagctaggtgaatgagtagatgtaccataatagtgaaaaatccaggagaaaaaatcttttccatctagcaaagtgtaattgcaatatcggattctaactgatcaagtttccgaggatcaataacttttgaaCATAATACCTTAAAGAATAACGATAAgattatctttgctctttccatcaaggtttaaaaatattccaagtaaattatcgcaaacattcttctctatatgcatgacatcaagattgtgccgaataagattatgtttccaataaggtaagtcaaaaaagatacttcattttttccataaatgtttactgggctgttgtgtagatgctatctgtgtgtcttcctcattttcatcctcgaaataattatctggatcttgaaacacctctgcatctatagtactgatactgacttcctctggtaacccttcgtgcactgagctttcaatatcatcccttcctctttttttagaggactttgagtgcttaccatagctgtaattgatgccatctATTTGTCTATGAATATCAGTTTCAGAaagtggaataggggcacatcccaattctatagtaccatcaaataaatctttctgaaatcaaaacggatgatttgcttccaaccatcgatgatgtcccatgtaacaaaatttacctccatgttttaaccaaattgaatgtgttgaatctccacaacaaggacatgcgacccgtccctttgtactccagccagataaattggcatatgctgaaaaatcattaatagtccataacaaagctgtccatagtttaaatgtttggccattggaagcatcaaatgaatcaacaccctcccataattatttcaattcctctattaaaggctgtagaaaaatatcaatatcattgtctggacccttatctcctggaataaccattgataagataagtgatgattgtttcatgcacatccacggtggcaaattgtaaggtatcaaaacgactgaccaagtgctgtaggtagaactcagggtctgaaatggattgaagccatcagaagctaagccaaacctaacactgcgaacatcagaggcaaaatcaagatgcctatcatcaaatgctttccattgaagactatctgctggatgtcttaACATTCCAttctttgtacgtccttcatcatgccatctcattgatgaagctatttttgatgatgcataaatctttttcaatctaggtataagaggaaagtaacgcaataccttggccggtttctttttactccgcgttgcatccaattcattaagtacatcgtctcgatcttctttttgtgttatccatcttgaagatccacatacattgcatgactcttgattagcattttcaccccgatataacatacaatctttcggacaactatgaatcttttcgtatccaagatccaattcctttactactttcttggcttcataatacgatggtggtaaacgagtactttctgaaaatgcatcctttaataacttgagcagcatggtaaaactctttccagaccatccattcaaatattttaaatgaaataaatgtacaagaaaagaaatcttaaaaaattttgtacaacccggatataattcttcatctgcatctttcattaaggtgtgataatgagctgtctcatcattagatgtatgtataggctcctcaacatgcatacgttccgtatgcgtacatccatcaaacatcccaactgtttcttatatactactggattctcctaaattttgaacacgaAGTCCAAAAGCATctatgatcaaaccccttatatcatcatctcttgcagaattatcttgtaggctagtagatccaaaatgagtcaggggttggttacatgatgatggcaacatagattcttcatgaaaaatttagtcgatataacctcttaaaaaatcattccataccaaatgttcttcaacaatttatggatctaaagaagaactatttacacatttccgacatggacataaaatctttccattcaaactacttttctccataccaaatttaatgaagccatgaactccatctaaatattctttactatttcttggtttatttatccaacttttgtccattgtaggataaaaatgatcgaacttgcaatttatctaaaaataaaaaaaaatatcagtcatttcataaaatccaaaaaaataacagctagataaagtttacatagtaaatgcttgctatcatcaactaataggtaaagaaggtcctatcctattcagaaaatacattaattctataggtcaattacagaaatcaaatgatatgcaacaagagccgaaaaaaatttcgacagtattttttcttagttctcccgtatagggagaataaaaaaaaaaataccatccgaaatttttttcgaaccctcagtataccatttgattatggtaatgacctatagaattactcacattttccaaactgtccatactggacaatcaattgatcaatgtacataatttttttacccgtacaaaaataaataaatgtacggatacaatagaatatgtacattaatcaaaagacaggTCCATGATtctatgcaatgtaatttttttttaaattaattcataattaacattgcctggcatctttcatcataatttttttttataatagatgatatatatgtttatttgaatttaattttatttttgaatattatatgaTTGATCTGCTAGAGGCATCAAGGTAATTAATTTACTAGGTTGTTAACTCACTCTTCTTCCTCTCATCTTGTTGGTAGGTGCTGAGTAGCTCGGACGAGGTTATGAACTGAGTATTAAAGAAATATGATTTcacttttatcaaaataaaaacaaaaaaagaattaGGGTTAGCAAGTTTACCTTTATTCAAGTAAATTTGTATTGAAAAGTATTGTGTAATTCAGAGATGATGATGACTGCTAATTGAAACTTAACttgatttatgtgatccataatgaTAGAATTTTCTGGATACTCTATCTTCTACATACCACTACCTATTTTTAATGTATATCCGTTATAAGTTGAGAAACTTAGACAGGCCTGACCTATCCTATGAGATTTGCTTTATCCGTTGCTTGCCTGGCTTGTGCCGGTTGATCAGGGTGTGACAATAAACATCAATATAAGCAGCTAAAACACTTCTATTTCAAGTAATTCATCCTACTCAAAACTCGTTATATTCAAAATTTTAGTAACAAGGAAAAACTATTGATAATTTGCAGAAAATGCTCCACTTGAGTGCCATTTAACAAAGATAACAACTTCATGATCATTATGGTCCAACCatcattcttaattaagttcgCCAGTGCATGCTTGGATCAAATGGCCGGATGTGATTGGttaatacctgatattaacttgggGAGTAACGGACAAAGAAACTTGATCCAGCTTAATCTAGATGCTTAGTCTTCATCAGCcacgaagataaggataacgtaggccacacgatatcagggtccagccacataacgagcgccacatgtcagataagcaatcaatcaggattcatgaaactatgaaattatccattcatcaaccatgtatcacaaccttaattaattgtactatatattttcgggtgaacctcatagagagatactaagagggtgtggttgtaaattgatctagccctatatcatttatttt
Protein-coding regions in this window:
- the LOC105055157 gene encoding sugar transport protein MST4 — its product is MAGFAISNSDDGPKQFEGKITFYVVLCGIIAATGGLMFGYDVGISGGVTSMDDFLQKFFPKVYVKKHEVKEDNYCKFDDQGLQLFTSSLYLAALMSSFLASKTCKSYGRKMTMQAASIFFLVGVVLNAAARDLAMLIIGRILLGVGIGFANQAVPLFLSEIAPVRIRGALNILFQLDVTIGILIANVVNYFTSTIRPWGWRLSLGLAGVPAIILFLGSLLITETPTSLIERQKLDEGLAMLKKIRGTEKVELEFNEIVHASKIAQEVKRPFRNVMMRSSRPQLVIAILMQVFQQFTGINAIMFYAPVLFQTIGFKNDGSLLSAVIMGSVNVLCTVVSILLVDRLGRRILLLEACVQMLISQAAIGVILQLFMKATNTLHQDVAIWVVVLVCLFVSSFAWSWGPLGWLIPSETFPLETRTAGFAFAVSSNMLFTFVIAQAFLSMMCHMKAGIFFFFAAWIVLMALFVVFLLPETKNVPIDEMMERVWKKHWYWKRYVDHVENRNRTSDVEVATN